The Ovis aries strain OAR_USU_Benz2616 breed Rambouillet chromosome 11, ARS-UI_Ramb_v3.0, whole genome shotgun sequence genome window below encodes:
- the ZFP3 gene encoding zinc finger protein 3 homolog produces MGTENKEVIPKEEISEESQPHGAFLEKMEEKLTKVACRGREFGAVCEEDILEGHSGESTEKILGQESSEERDFASELIIFKKSPSSEKDQEKDESERVCRLSSNLLTRQGDTTVEAVSTVATSGQNFIENLGPNKTHRSSVGEKPHTCKECGKAFNQNSHLIQHMRVHSGEKPFECKECGKTFGTNSSLRRHLRIHAGEKPFACNECGKAFIQSSHLIHHHRIHTGERPYKCEECGKAFSQNSALILHQRIHTGEKPYECNECGKTFRVSSQLIQHQRIHTEERYHECNECGKAFKHSSGLIRHQKIHTGEKPYLCNECGKGFGQSSELIRHQRIHTGDKPYECNECGKTFGQNSEIIRHIRIHTGEKPYVCKECGKAFRGNSELLRHERIHTGEKPYECFECGKAFRRTSHLIVHQRIHTGEKPHQCNECARTFWDNSELLLHQKIHIGEKPYECNECEKTFSQHSQLIIHQRIHTGEKPYECQECQKTFSRSSHLLRHQSVHCME; encoded by the coding sequence ATGGGAACTGAGAACAAGGAGGTAATTCCCAAGGAAGAAATTTCTGAAGAATCTCAGCCACATGGGGcatttttagaaaaaatggaagaaaaacttACAAAGGTGGCGTGCCGGGGTCGTGAGTTTGGAGCAGTGTGTGAAGAAGACATATTGGAGGGGCATTCCGGAGAGTCCACAGAAAAGATTCTGGGGCAGGAGTCATCTGAGGAGAGAGACTTTGCATCAGAGTTGATTATCTTTAAGAAATCACCCTCCAGTGAGAAAGATCAGGAGAAGGATGAGAGTGAGCGAGTCTGCAGACTCAGCTCAAACCTGCTCACACGTCAGGGAGACACCACAGTAGAGGCAGTTAGCACAGTTGCTACTTCTGGCCAGAACTTCATAGAGAATTTAGGACCTAACAAAACACACAGAAGTTCTGTGGGAGAAAAGCCTCATACATGCAAAGAATGCGGGAAAGCCTTTAATCAGAACTCACATCTTATTCAGCATATGAGAGTTCATAGTGGAGAGAAACCCTTCGAATGCAAAGAATGTGGAAAAACATTTGGAACTAACTCAAGCCTTCGAAGGCACCTGAGAATTCATGCTGGAGAAAAGCCCTTTGCCTGTAATGAATGTGGAAAGGCCTTCATTCAGAGTTCACATCTCATCCACCATCAtagaattcacactggagagagaCCTTATAAATGTGAAGAGTGTGGTAAAGCCTTCAGTCAGAATTCAGCCCTTATCCTACATCAGAGAATCCACACTGGGGAGAAACCAtatgaatgtaatgaatgtgggaagACCTTTAGGGTTAGCTCACAGCTTATTcagcatcagagaattcatactgaaGAAAGATACCATGAATGCAATGAGTGTGGCAAAGCCTTCAAGCATAGCTCAGGCCTTATTAGACACCagaaaattcatactggagaaaaaccctaTCTATGTAACGAGTGTGGGAAAGGCTTTGGGCAGAGTTCCGAGCTCATCCGACATCAAAGAATTCACACAGGAGACAAACCGtatgaatgtaatgaatgtgggaaaaCTTTCGGCCAGAACTCAGAGATAATCAGACATATTAgaattcatactggtgagaagCCCTATGTttgtaaggaatgtgggaaggcctttagGGGGAACTCGGAACTTCTTAGACACGagagaattcacactggagagaaaccctatgagTGCTTTGAGTGTGGGAAGGCTTTTAGACGGACCTCTCACCTTATTGTccaccagagaattcatactggagagaaacctcaTCAGTGTAATGAATGCGCCAGAACATTTTGGGACAACTCTGAGCTGCTTCTCCACCAGAAAATCCACattggagagaaaccttatgaatgtaatgaatgtgAGAAGACATTCAGCCAGCATTCCCAGCTTATCatacatcagagaattcacactggagagaagccttacgAGTGCCAAGAATGCCAGAAGACCTTCAGTCGGAGCTCTCACCTCCTCCGACATCAAAGTGTCCACTGTATGGAATGA